A single window of Culicoides brevitarsis isolate CSIRO-B50_1 chromosome 3, AGI_CSIRO_Cbre_v1, whole genome shotgun sequence DNA harbors:
- the LOC134834847 gene encoding neurobeachin isoform X2 — translation MEAKTDYKEAEMVHTSDVSLSSDLELLKSNDFPDIKKFDIILKLIQNDYSPATDIISLILNLLVGGEFDMESNFVLKSSENIKVMIELLDHCSQRFQAEFWSMFNAVLKKTIRNLEKCTEANMIMLILDRLHNVNNIVAEILVELLTALANYSIKVKELKYLFKSMKAKDGVWPKNSGKLLQVLSQLPNRSGPNVFFSYPGTEGSALLLPPLSKWPYENGFTFSTWFRLDPINSTNIEREKPYLYSFKTSKGIGYTAHFVGNCLVLTSIKVKGKGFQHCVKYEFQPRKWYMIAIVYIYNRWTKSEIKCLVNGQLVSNTDMAWFVSSNEPFDKCYIGSTSELDTSKTFCGQMAAVYLFNEALTTQQICAIHRMGAGYKSQFRFENEGSSNLPDTQKRVLYDGKLSSSIVFMYNPVATDGQLCLQSATKGNVSYFVHSPHALMLKDVKAIETYSIYSTLNSVGGIQALFPLFAQLNLPHADNDNRANTKICVDLLNFVCDLVEASHTVQHHMIQNRGFLVISHIIQNSTAENLNLEVLNAFLKLTKFLVTCSSSNSDLLLKQMLDHVLFNPSLWIFTPALVQTRLYCYLATEFLNDTQIYSSIRRVSTVLQTMHTLKYFYWIVDPSDGSGVVPKGIGGHRPCQKEIITIRAYILLFLKQLILIGNGPKDDELQSILNYLTTVNEDENLHDVLQMLISLLSESPSVMVPSFDAKNGIRTVFKLLMSESHIIRLQALKLLGFFLSRSTHKRKYDVMSPNNLYTLLSEKLLVHEDTITLSTYNVLYEIMTEHLSLQIMHSKHAEPENHLRLENPMMLKVAATLIRHSKPTNQLLEVKKLFLTDLMMLCNNNRDNRRTVLQMSVWQEWLISLAYIHPKTVEEQNISDLIYSLFRMLLHHAIKYEFGGWRVWVDTLAIVHSKVSYEEFKLQFTHMFEQYEKHRADNFTDPELRQACPISMISGWENVDSKSSSNSKTNSTQNGSLANICRSLHMENEDMQNKYNNSLMTIISEYDESVKPNTADHTNDYSKETIKSENVFELANEILEDIIKEVECISSSNIKFSTTNLIEENLSKSMDDKEKRELKMNEINDVINDLVNKTIIYMSRLSTSEVDNVKEKKRLSNTSTGKPTFSPGPSTPPFRIPEFKWSTIHQRLLSDLLYSLEADIQTWRNHSSKSILEFVNSSDNAVFVVNTVHMISQLADNLIIACGGLLPLLASATSPSNELDVLEPAQGMPLDVASIYIQRLVNLADVLVFASSLNFSELEAEKNMSHGGILRQCLRLVCTSAVRNCLDNKMRAKPNYFDVSSQTKQGTTANIQKHFSVKDPEKLLQEMDVNRLRAVIYRDVEEAKQAQFLALAIVYFVSVLMVSKYRDILEPPLEQHIPDQTLEKYIDDEKEEKDDYEDNNGTCHEVQNDIDSSGPPSLKNSESDTGSFNFHLNDSESLTEIGTNTNKTNEENWIDVNLNDVEGNPDKVLPRESINADFIKKRRSLTEEKIPGHCMHSRPLNADHLNVNPREINLTQKLEISLGTVCPLLREIMVDFAPFLSKTLLGSHGQELLIECKGLSTFKNSTSVVELVMLLCSQEWQNSLQKHAGLAFIELINEGRLLSHAMKDHIVRVANEADFILNRMRADDVLKHADFESQSTQTLLERREEERMCDHLITAARRRDTVIANRLLEKTKSILQSKHGAWSEPKNPNLFWRLDTWEDDSRRRKRFIQNPKGSSHREASINTNRQTVHTPKVEEALTQVTCSKNHINDLSDETELILDDREIDLDLSGPVNMSLKALLIAPCITMPGNISITNTELYFEADEDSAEFQSLDKHTMSYCENLHGKWYFSEMRAIFSRKYMFKNTALEIFLASRTSVMFSFTDYQTVKKVVKALPRVGVGIKYGIAQTRRASLMTPKQLMRNSNMTGKWQRREISNFEYIMFLNTIAGRTYNDLNQYPVFPWVLTNYESKEIDLNVPSNYRDLSKPIGALNQSRKDYFQERYENWDVPGIPPFHYGTHYSTAAFVLNWLIRIEPFTTMFLSLNDGVFDHPDRMFSSVSLSWKNCQRDTSDVKELTPEWYFLPEMFYNDSNYNFGIREDNHTVHDVELPPWANNSAEQFVRINRMALESEYVSCQLHHWIDLIFGYKQRGPEAVRATNVFYYLTYEGCVDLDSINNVVTRNAVESQIKHFGQTPSMLMVEPHPPRSAGILLAPMMYNPVPDDICMSLKFQQHSSILHISANTYPQLTTPMVVTISANYQFALNKWNSNRPNSPFNEANNFAFNPLIMDPYFVHPMNYTALSSKRHMGDNFSQKIKMRSNCFITTVDSRFLIACGFWDSSFRVYCTDNAKITQIIFGHFDVVTCLSRSECNITSDCYIASGSADCTVLLWHWNARTQSIVGDSDIPTPRATLTGHDNSIISVVISAELGIVLSASEDGPILVHTTFGDLLRSLDVPDVLASPENIALSREGTIIASYKMGHIAAFTINGKLLRHELHDDYIHCFLMSRDGEYLITGGENGIVEIWRTFNLSHLYAFVAANSSIKSLGMSHDQKYILAGLSNGSIVVYHIDFNRWHHEYRQHF, via the exons atggaaGCTAAAACTGATTACAAAGAAGCAGAAATGGTACACACATCAGATGTTTCTCTCAGTTCTGATTTGGAGTTGTTAAAAAGCAATGATTTTCCTGACATCAAGAAGTTTGATAtaattctgaaattaattcaaaatgacTACTCTCCAGCTACTGACATTATCAGTCTTATTCTAAACTTG cTAGTGGGAGGTGAGTTTGATATGGAatctaattttgttttaaaatcatCTGAAAACATAAAAGTCATGATTGAACTACTCGATCACTGTTCGCAACGCTTTCAG gCTGAATTTTGGAGCATGTTCAATGCCGtccttaaaaaaacaataagaaACTTAGAGAAGTGTACAGAAGCAAATATGATTATGTTAATTCTAGACAGACTTCATAACGTAAATAATATTGTTGCCG AAATATTAGTGGAGCTGTTAACTGCTCTTGCTAATTACAGCATCAaagtaaaagaattaaaatatttatttaaaagcatGAAAGCGAAAGATGGTGTTTGG CCGAAAAATTCTGGTAAATTATTACAAGTCTTAAGTCAACTACCAAATCGAAGTGGGCCGAACGTGTTTTTCAGCTACCCAGGGACTGAAGGATCG GCTCTTCTTTTGCCTCCTCTTTCGAAATGGCCATATGAAAATGGTTTTACATTTTCAACATGGTTCAGATTAGATCCAATCAATTCAACTAATATAGAGAGAGAAAAACCGTATTTGTACAG TTTTAAGACTTCAAAAGGAATAGGTTACACAGCTCATTTCGTAGGAAATTGTTTAGTTTTAACATCAATCAAAGTAAAAGGAAAGGGATTTCAACACTGTGTAAAATATGAGTTCCAACCAAGAAAG TGGTACATGATTGCCATTGTTTATATATATAATCGATGGacgaaaagtgaaataaaatgtttagtgAATGGTCAACTAGTCTCAAACACTGATATGGCTTGGTTTGTTTCATCAAACGAG ccaTTTGACAAGTGCTATATTGGTTCGACATCAGAACTCGATACAAGTAAAACTTTTTGTGGACAAATGGCAGCCGTTTATTTGTTCAACGAAGCTCTAACGACTCAACAAATTTGTGCAATCCATAGGATGGGAGCGGGATACAAG tCACAATTTCGATTTGAAAATGAAGGTTCTTCAAACTTACCGGACACTCAAAAGAgg GTTCTTTACGATGGAAAACTATCTTCATCAATAGTATTTATGTACAATCCTGTAGCAACTGATGGTCAATTGTGTTTACAGTCTGCTACTAAAggaaatgtttcatattttgtaCATAGTCCACACGCATTGATGCTAAAG GACGTAAAAGCTATCGAAACATACTCTATTTATTCAACACTTAATTCTGTAGGAGGCATTCAAGCTTTATTTCCTTTGTTTGCTCAATTAAATTTGCCACATGCAGATAATGATAATAGAGCCAACACTAAAATATG tgttgatcttttaaattttgtttgtgacTTAGTTGAAGCATCACATACTGTCCAGCATCACATGATCCAA aacagAGGGTTTTTAGTAATATCTCATATCATTCAAAATTCAAcagcagaaaatttaaaccttGAAGTTTTGAATGCTTTCTTAAAACTCACAAAGTTTTTGGTGACTTGCTCTTCGTCAAATAGTGATTTACTTTTGAAACAG atgCTAGATCATGTATTATTCAATCCGTCATTGTGGATATTTACTCCAGCATTGGTTCAAACACGTCTTTATTGTTACTTGGcaactgaatttttaaatgacacTCAAATTTATAGTAGCATCAGACGAGTGAGCACCGTTCTTCAAACAATGCAtacattgaaatatttttattggattGTAGATCCTTCAGATGGAAGTGGTGTCGTTCCTAAAGGAATTG gCGGTCATCGACCATgtcaaaaagaaataataacaatcagAGCATATATATTATTGTtcttaaaacaattaatattGATCGGAAATGGACCAAAAGATGATGAATTGCAaagtattttgaattatttaacaacTGTTAATGAG GACGAAAATTTGCACGATGTTTTGCAAATGTTAATATCCTTACTTTCTGAAAGTCCAAGTGTAATGGTTCCATCATTTGATGCCAAAAATGGAATACGTACTGTTTTTAAGTTACTCATGTCGGAAAGCCATATAATACGATTACAAGCACTCAAGTTACTAGGCTTCTTTTTATCAAGGAGCACACACAA GCGGAAATATGATGTCATGTCACCGAATAATTTGTACACATTATTGTCAGAAAAGTTGTTAGTACACGAAGATACAATAACACTTTCAACTTATAATGTCCTGTATGAAATAATGACAGAACATTTATCATTACAAATTATGCACTCGAAACATGCAGAACCAGAAAATCATTTACGGTTAGAAAATCCTA TGATGCTGAAAGTTGCAGCTACTTTGATTCGACACTCAAAACCTACAAATCAGTTATtagaagtcaaaaaattattcttaacgGATTTAATGATGCTTTGTAATAATAACCGTGATAATCGTAGAACAGTTTTGCAAATGTCTGTTTGGCAAGAATGGTTAATATCACTTGCTTATATTCATCCGAAAACCGTTGAAGAGCAAAATATATCTGACCTGATATATTCACTATTTCG aatgCTCTTACATCATGCTATTAAGTATGAATTTGGTGGCTGGAGAGTTTGGGTCGATACGTTAGCTATTGTGCATTCCAAG GTTTCTTATGAAGAGTTTAAGCTACAATTCACACACATGTTTGAGCAATATGAAAAGCACCGTGCAGATAACTTTACAGATCCAGAATTAAGGCAAGCATGTCCCATCAGCATGATAAGTGGTTGGGAGAATGTTGATAGTAAATCATCGTCCAATAGTAAAACAAATAGCACACAAAATGGATCTCTAGCAAATATATGTAGGAGTTTACACATGGAAAACGAAGATATGCAAAACAAATATAACAATAGCTTAATGACTATTATATCAGAATATGATGAGTCTGTTAAACCAAATACAGCAGATCATACTAATGATTACAGCAAAGAAACCATTAAAAGCGAAAATgtatttgaattagcgaacGAAATATTGGAGGACATAATTAAAGAAGTAGAATGTATTTCAAGCTCtaatatcaaattttcgacAACAAACCTTATTGAAGAAAATCTAAGTAAAAGTATGGATGATAAAGAAAAACGCGAACTGAAAATGAACGAAATAAATGATGTAATTAATGACTTAGTtaacaaaacaattatttacatGTCCCGCTTATCAACATCAGAAGTTGATAATGTCaaag aGAAAAAACGATTATCGAATACAAGTACGGGCAAACCAACATTTAGTCCAGGTCCTTCTACGCCGCCGTTCCGTATACCAGAGTTCAAATGGTCTACCATTCATCAAAGACTTTTGTCTGATTTATTATACTCTTTAGAAGCTGACATTCAAACATGGAGAAACCATTcatcaaaaagtattttagaATTTGTAAATTCATCAGACAATGCAGTATTTGTAGTAAACACAGTTCATATGATATCACAATTGGCAGACAATCTAATAATTGCTTGTGGAGGACTTTTACCCTTGCTAGCCAGTGCTACATCTCCAAGT aacgAACTGGATGTACTTGAGCCTGCTCAAGGAATGCCCTTAGATGTGGCTTCGATATATATACAACGTTTAGTAAACCTTGCTGACGTTTTGGTATTTGCcagttcattaaattttagtgaattaGAAGCAGAAAAGAATATGTCACACGGAGGGATTCTTCGGCAATGTCTTCGATTG GTTTGTACAAGCGCTGTCCGAAATTGCTTGGATAATAAAATGCGAGCCAAaccaaattattttgatgtttCATCTCAAACAAAACAAGGTACAACTGCAAATATCCAAAAGCATTT TTCAGTGAAAGATCCAGAGAAATTGCTTCAAGAAATGGATGTGAACCGATTGAGAGCAGTTATTTACCGAGATGTA GAAGAAGCGAAACAAGCTCAATTCTTAGCTTTGGCAATCGTATATTTTGTGTCTGTTTTAATGGTGTCCAAATATAGAGATATATTAGAACCACCATTAGAACAGCACATACCTGATCAAAcgttagaaaaatatattgatgACGAAAAAG AAGAAAAGGACGACTACGAAGATAATAATGGTACTTGTCATGAAGTACAAAATGACATAGATTCAAGTGGACCACCATCATTAAAG aATTCAGAATCGGACACGGGCTCTTTCAATTTCCATCTTAATGATAGTGAGTCTTTAACTGAAATTGGCACAAATACAAACAAGACAAATGAGGAAAACTGGattgatgttaatttaaatgatgTAGAAGGGAATCCTGATAAAGTTTTGCCAAGAGAATCCATCAATgctgattttattaaaaaacgaagATCCCTAACAGAAGAAAAGATACCTGGGCACTGTATGCATTCCAGGCCATTAAATGCTGATCATTTAAATGTTAATCCacgagaaataaatttaacgcaAAAGTTGGAAATATCCCTAGGAACTGTGTGTCCACTTTTGAGGGAAATTATGGTCGACTTTGCCccttttttgtctaaaactCTACTAGGATCTCACGGGCAAGAGCTTTTAATAGAATGTAAAGGACTGAGTACCTTTAAAAACAGTACATCGGTCGTAGAGTTGGTAATGTTATTATGTTCTCAAGAATGGCAAAACAGTCTTCAAAAACACGCAGGTTTGGCATTTATAGAGTTGATAAATGAAGGAAGATTGCTATCCCATGCAATGAAAGACCACATTGTAAGAGTAGCTAATGAAGCtgatttcatattaaataggATGAGGGCAGACGATGTGCTTAAGCATGCGGACTTCGAATCTCAAAGTACACAAACCCTCTTAGAAAGACGCGAAGAAGAGCGAATGTGTGACCATTTAATTACAGCAGCAAGAAGACGGGACACTGTCATTGCAAATAGATTACTAGAGAAAACTAAGTCAATTTTACAAAGCAAACATGGAGCGTGGTCTGAGCCCAAGAACCCGAACCTATTTTGGAGATTAGATACTTGGGAGGACGattcaagaagaagaaaacgtTTCATTCAGAATCCAAAGGGGAGCTCCCACAGAGAAGCTTCAATAAATACTAACAGACAAACGGTACATACTCCAAAAGTAGAAGAAGCGTTGACGCAGGTTACATGTagcaaaaatcacataaatgaTTTATCGGATGAGACAGAACTCATTCTTGATGATCGAGAAATTGATTTGGACCTCTCAGGTCCAGTAAATATGAGTCTAAAGGCTTTACTAATTGCTCCATGTATTACTATGCCTGGAAATATATCTATAACAAACACAGAATTGTACTTTGAAGCTGATGAAGACAGTGCTGAATTTCAAAGTCTTGATAAGCATACTATGAGTTACTGTGAAAATCTACATGGAAAATGGTATTTCTCTGAAATGCGTGCCATTTTTAGTAGAAAATACATGTTTAAGAACACAGCTTTGGAAATATTTCTAGCTAGTCGAACTTCAGTAATGTTTTCATTCACTGATTATCAAACAGTAAAAAAGGTTGTCAAAGCATTACCACGAGTTGGAGTAGGTATAAAATATGGAATCGCACAAACAAGAAGAGCTAGTCTAATGACACCCAAACAATTGATGAGAAACTCTAACATGACTGGAAAATGGCAGAGAAGAGAGATATCCAACTTTGAGTACATTATGTTTTTGAATACAATAGCAGGGCGAACCTACAATGATTTGAATCAATATCCAGTTTTTCCATGGGTATTAACCAACTATGAAAGTaaagaaattgatttaaatgttCCGTCAAACTATCGAGATTTATCGAAACCCATTGGTGCACTTAATCAAAGTAGAAAAGATTATTTCCAAGAAAGATATGAGAATTGGGATGTTCCTGGAATTCCACCATTTCATTACGGAACTCATTATTCTACTGCagcttttgttttgaattggTTAATAAGAATAGAGCCATTCACAACTATGTTTTTGTCTTTGAATGATGGTGTATTTGACCATCCTGATCGAATGTTTTCATCTGTTAGCTTATCATGGAAAAACTGTCAAAGAGATACTTCAGATGTTAAAGAACTAACACCAGAATGGTACTTTTTACCGGAAATGTTTTATAACGATTCAAATTACAATTTTGGCATCAGAGAGGATAATCATACGGTTCACGACGTTG agcTTCCTCCTTGGGCAAACAATTCGGCGGAACAATTTGTCCGCATAAATCGTATGGCTTTGGAATCAGAATATGTATCTTGTCAATTACATCATTGGATTGATCTTATTTTCGGATATAAACAAAGAGGACCGGAAGCCGTCCGAGCAACtaatgtattttattacttgACTTACGAAGGATGTGTAGATCTAGACTCTATTAATAATGTGGTTACCAGAAATGCGGTTGAGAGTCAAATAAAACACTTTGGACAAACACCCAGTATGCTAATGGTTGAGCCACATCCTCCTAGAAGTGCTGGCATTCTATTAGCTCCTATGATGTATAATCCCGTTCCGGATGATATTTGCATGTCATTAAAGTTTCAACAACATTCATCGATCCTTCATATTTCTGCAAATACGTATCCACAACTTACTACCCCTATGGTTGTTACAATTAGTGCAAATTATCAATTTGCATTGAATAAATGGAACTCGAATAGACCAAACTCACCATTTAATGAAGCCAATAACTTTGCTTTTAATCCGTTAATAATGGATCCTTATTTCG TACATCCCATGAATTATACAGCATTGAGTTCAAAACGCCATATGGGAgataattttagtcaaaaaatcaaaatgcgaTCAAATTGTTTTATAACAACAGTTGATAGTCGATTCTTAATTGCTTGTGGCTTCTGGGACTCGAGTTTTCGAGTTTATTGCACtgataatgcaaaaattaccCAAATCATTTTCGGACATTTTGATGTTGTAACTTGTTTATCACGATCAGAATGCAATATAACTTCAG ATTGTTATATCGCATCGGGATCGGCCGATTGTACAGTATTGCTTTGGCATTGGAATGCTAGAACTCAGTCTATTGTTGGTGACagtgat aTACCTACACCTCGTGCTACTCTTACTGGACATGATAACTCGATTATTTCAGTGGTCATCAGCGCAGAACTTGGTATTGTGTTGTCTGCATCAGAag aTGGACCGATATTGGTGCACACAACTTTTGGAGATTTGTTAAGATCATTAGACGTACCAGACGTGCTTGCATCTCCTGAAAATATTGCATTGTCTAGAGAAGGAACTATTATAGCTAGTTATAAAATGGGACATATAGCAGCTTTTACTATAAATGGCAAATTACTTAGACATGAGCTTCATGATGACTACATCCac TGTTTCTTGATGTCTAGAGATGGTGAATATCTTATTACAGGAGGAGAGAATGGGATCGTTGAAATATGGAGAACATTTAATTTGTCTCATCTTTATGCATTTGTAGCGGCAAACAGTTCAATAAAATCTCTAGGAATGAGTCATGATCAAaa gtATATTCTGGCAGGATTGTCTAATGGATCCATTGTTGTATATCATATTGACTTTAACAGGTGGCATCATGAATACCGCCAGCATTTTTAA